One Burkholderia thailandensis E264 genomic window carries:
- a CDS encoding SDR family oxidoreductase: protein MNLNLKDKVVIVTGGGSGIGGAITLALAEEGAIPVVFGRNPLDDAFAERILALQPRARFVRVELVDDARCREAVEETAAAFGRIDGLVNNAGINDGVGLDAGRDAFVASLENNLIHYYVIAHYCLPYLKASRGAIVNVSSKTAITGQGGTSGYCASKGAQLSLTREWAASLADDGVRVNAVIPAEVMTPLYANWLAQFDDPDAKLQSITRKIPLGKRMTSADEIAWTTVFLLSERASHTTGQWLFVDGGYTHLDRALT, encoded by the coding sequence GTGAACCTGAACCTGAAAGACAAGGTCGTGATCGTGACGGGCGGAGGCTCGGGCATCGGCGGCGCGATCACGCTCGCGCTGGCCGAGGAAGGCGCGATTCCGGTCGTGTTCGGCCGCAACCCGCTCGACGACGCGTTCGCCGAGCGCATCCTCGCGTTGCAACCGCGCGCGCGTTTCGTGCGCGTGGAACTCGTCGACGACGCGCGCTGCCGCGAGGCCGTCGAGGAAACGGCCGCGGCGTTCGGCCGGATCGACGGCCTCGTCAACAACGCGGGCATAAACGACGGCGTCGGACTCGACGCGGGCCGCGACGCATTCGTCGCGTCGCTCGAAAACAACCTGATCCACTACTACGTGATCGCGCACTATTGCCTGCCGTACCTGAAGGCGAGCCGCGGCGCGATCGTCAACGTGTCGTCGAAGACGGCGATCACCGGGCAGGGCGGCACGAGCGGCTATTGCGCGTCGAAGGGCGCGCAGCTTTCGCTGACGCGGGAATGGGCGGCGTCGCTCGCGGACGACGGCGTGCGCGTGAACGCGGTGATTCCCGCCGAGGTGATGACGCCGCTCTACGCGAACTGGCTCGCGCAGTTCGACGATCCGGACGCGAAGCTGCAGTCGATCACGCGCAAGATCCCGCTCGGCAAGCGGATGACGAGCGCCGACGAGATCGCGTGGACGACGGTGTTCCTGCTGTCCGAGCGCGCGTCGCACACGACGGGGCAGTGGCTGTTCGTCGACGGCGGCTATACGCATCTCGACCGCGCGCTGACCTGA
- a CDS encoding L-rhamnose mutarotase, translated as MRYCLALDLKDDPDAIARYEAHHERIWPEVAAHLRAHGVVAMEIYRLGTRMTMVMETDDTRFDAARFDADARADAKIVEWEALMSTFQRPTPWTPAGVKWTPMARIFDLSKQ; from the coding sequence ATGCGTTACTGCCTGGCCTTGGACCTGAAGGACGACCCGGATGCGATCGCGCGCTACGAAGCGCATCACGAGCGGATCTGGCCGGAGGTCGCCGCGCATCTTCGCGCGCACGGCGTCGTGGCGATGGAGATCTACCGGCTCGGCACGCGGATGACAATGGTGATGGAAACCGACGACACCCGCTTCGACGCGGCGCGTTTCGATGCCGACGCGCGCGCCGACGCGAAGATCGTCGAATGGGAGGCGCTGATGAGCACGTTTCAGCGGCCGACGCCGTGGACGCCCGCCGGCGTCAAATGGACGCCGAT